In Nitrososphaerota archaeon, a single window of DNA contains:
- a CDS encoding carbohydrate ABC transporter permease, translating into MKEKLHILENIITYLLLAIALIFFTFPIIYFALISFKPEHDIWNLFSLNFTLENYRAVLFLGVHNESPYMIFYRPLINSIIISGIATLISLFVSLLTAYSITRFNYKGRENIAFFILTLYMVPPIVTFIPLWDIAFSLNLLDTHIFLIWCYTFFGIPLSTWLLRGFLVSIPVDIEESAMVDGCSRISVLLRITLPLLKPGLAATAILTFLLNWNEYLFASTFTSFNAITLPVTISKFGFWLVIDWTSMAAMSTLALLPVFILCFLAQRHIISGLTLGAVRQ; encoded by the coding sequence TTCCCTATTATTTATTTTGCTTTGATATCTTTTAAACCAGAGCATGATATTTGGAATTTATTTTCACTCAACTTCACTTTAGAAAATTATAGGGCGGTGCTTTTTTTGGGCGTTCATAACGAATCGCCATATATGATATTTTATCGCCCATTAATTAATAGCATAATTATTTCAGGGATTGCTACTTTAATTAGTCTTTTTGTATCACTTTTGACTGCTTATAGCATAACTAGATTTAATTATAAAGGAAGAGAAAATATTGCATTTTTCATTTTAACTCTATATATGGTGCCCCCTATTGTAACTTTTATCCCTTTATGGGATATCGCATTCTCATTAAATTTACTTGATACACATATTTTTCTGATATGGTGCTATACATTTTTTGGAATTCCTTTGTCAACATGGCTATTAAGAGGCTTTCTTGTATCTATACCTGTAGATATTGAGGAATCTGCAATGGTAGATGGATGTTCGCGAATTAGCGTTCTTCTTCGAATTACTTTACCTCTTTTAAAACCAGGTTTAGCTGCTACAGCAATTTTAACATTTTTACTTAATTGGAATGAATATCTTTTCGCATCTACATTTACTAGTTTTAATGCTATTACACTACCAGTAACTATTTCTAAATTTGGCTTTTGGTTGGTAATAGATTGGACTTCAATGGCTGCTATGTCAACTCTTGCTCTATTGCCCGTTTTTATTCTATGTTTTTTGGCTCAAAGACATATTATATCAGGCTTAACACTTGGTGCTGTTAGACAATAA